The following proteins are co-located in the Rippkaea orientalis PCC 8801 genome:
- a CDS encoding ExbD/TolR family protein, translating to MRLPDEMEPPGQIDIVPMIDIIFSILAYVIISTLSLTRSAGLPVNLPSAKTAQPQQTKQINVTIESDGDVFLDRQPIQVDSLKSTVGALIGQQQEGLVIINADQQVDHGRVVKVMDILRQVPGAKLAIAATKE from the coding sequence ATGCGACTACCCGATGAGATGGAACCACCTGGACAAATTGATATTGTGCCGATGATTGATATTATTTTTTCAATTTTGGCCTATGTTATTATCTCTACCTTATCTTTAACCCGTTCTGCGGGATTACCGGTCAATTTACCCTCAGCGAAAACTGCCCAACCCCAACAAACCAAGCAAATTAATGTCACCATTGAATCCGACGGAGATGTCTTTTTGGATCGTCAACCGATTCAAGTTGACAGCCTAAAAAGCACAGTTGGGGCGTTAATTGGGCAACAACAGGAAGGATTAGTCATTATCAATGCCGATCAACAGGTCGATCATGGTCGCGTCGTCAAAGTCATGGATATCTTGCGTCAAGTTCCAGGGGCTAAATTAGCGATCGCTGCGACTAAAGAGTAA
- a CDS encoding acyl carrier protein — MSPLNTKLTAQEIQQWLVDYVAKKLKKDPREISIKTPLSHYGIDSFAELAMIERLETWLNMEIDPTISYDFPTIQQLSNKLAKDLAEIVYF; from the coding sequence ATGTCACCTCTAAACACAAAATTGACCGCTCAAGAGATTCAGCAATGGTTAGTTGATTATGTCGCTAAAAAACTGAAAAAAGATCCTAGAGAAATCAGTATTAAAACCCCTTTATCCCATTATGGAATAGATTCTTTTGCGGAATTAGCCATGATTGAAAGGTTAGAAACTTGGTTGAATATGGAAATTGATCCAACGATTTCCTATGACTTTCCAACGATCCAACAATTGTCGAATAAATTAGCCAAAGATCTTGCAGAAATTGTTTATTTTTAA
- a CDS encoding thioesterase II family protein: MKSPTNPWIYCPQPNPSAKLRLFCFPYAGTGARIFRNWPNQLPKMIEVCAIKLPGREARINEKPITKLTTLVEIMTPYLLPYSDKPFAFFGHSMGSLVSFEVAHQLLKLYGLSPIYLFISGYRAPQIPDPDPPIHALPESLFIEAIHNLNGTPPSVLQDDELMQLLIPILRADFSILETYIYDKKTLLNCPIIAFGGLNDPEANQQELQAWEQQTSQSFSLKMLQGDHFFIHSEESAILNEIAKYLSQCTK; encoded by the coding sequence ATGAAGTCACCAACAAATCCTTGGATTTATTGTCCTCAACCTAACCCTTCAGCGAAATTACGTTTATTTTGTTTTCCCTATGCGGGAACTGGAGCACGAATTTTTCGGAATTGGCCGAATCAATTACCCAAAATGATTGAAGTCTGTGCTATTAAATTACCGGGACGCGAAGCAAGAATTAACGAAAAACCCATTACAAAACTCACCACTTTAGTTGAAATTATGACTCCTTATTTATTACCTTATTCAGATAAGCCTTTTGCCTTTTTTGGTCATAGTATGGGGTCATTAGTTAGTTTTGAAGTTGCCCATCAATTACTTAAATTATATGGATTATCTCCGATTTATCTGTTTATTTCAGGTTATCGTGCCCCCCAAATTCCTGACCCTGATCCCCCGATTCATGCCTTACCTGAATCCCTATTTATTGAAGCCATTCATAATCTCAATGGAACTCCTCCCTCTGTTTTACAAGATGACGAATTAATGCAGCTTTTAATCCCTATTTTAAGAGCGGATTTTAGCATTTTAGAAACCTATATTTATGACAAAAAAACGCTTTTGAATTGCCCTATCATTGCCTTTGGAGGACTCAATGATCCTGAAGCAAATCAACAAGAATTACAAGCTTGGGAGCAACAAACAAGTCAATCTTTTTCCTTGAAAATGTTACAAGGAGATCACTTTTTTATTCATTCAGAAGAATCTGCTATTTTAAATGAAATTGCTAAGTATTTAAGTCAGTGCACAAAATAA
- a CDS encoding RNA-guided endonuclease InsQ/TnpB family protein, producing the protein MRLTYIDRLRPTKNQQAIIENCLGLLKCQYNYRLAERFNWWEQNRSPVNSCPLICHLPELKDKPSYYQQKADLLETKELFPEYKTIHSQVLQDCIKRVELAFSRFLKGDKDGKRSGRPRFKSWRRYRSFTYPQMKQDCFEGNRINLPKIGKVKVILHRPIPDGFKIKTAQIIRKADGYYVALSLEDKTVPNFTPDIKPSLKNTLGIDMGLKDFLVDDTGSTIPIPQYYRQSQSRLRTIQKQVSRRQKGSNRWKKAVAKLGKQHKKVVDKRQDFHHKKANYLLTKAEVIAHEDLNIHEDLNIKGLARTRLAKSINDAAWANFLNILTFKAEKAGLLTVKVNPRGTTIDCSSCGQAIPKTLKDRWHCCCHCGLLLPRDWNAAINIKYRAVGHSVHVP; encoded by the coding sequence ATGAGACTAACATACATTGACCGATTGCGACCCACCAAAAATCAGCAAGCTATTATCGAAAATTGCCTTGGGCTTTTAAAGTGCCAATACAATTATCGATTAGCAGAACGTTTTAATTGGTGGGAACAAAATCGTAGTCCTGTAAATAGTTGTCCGTTAATTTGTCATCTTCCTGAATTAAAAGATAAACCAAGTTATTATCAGCAAAAAGCTGATTTACTGGAAACTAAAGAATTATTTCCTGAATACAAAACAATTCATTCTCAAGTTTTACAAGATTGCATAAAACGAGTTGAATTGGCTTTTTCAAGATTCTTGAAAGGGGATAAAGATGGTAAGCGTTCAGGTCGTCCACGGTTTAAAAGTTGGCGACGCTATCGCTCTTTTACTTATCCTCAAATGAAACAGGATTGTTTTGAGGGAAATCGGATTAATTTACCAAAAATAGGTAAAGTCAAAGTCATTTTACATAGACCTATTCCCGATGGCTTTAAGATAAAAACAGCACAAATTATCAGAAAAGCTGATGGTTATTATGTAGCTTTAAGTCTAGAAGATAAAACAGTTCCTAATTTTACTCCCGATATCAAACCTAGCCTGAAAAATACCCTAGGTATTGATATGGGTTTAAAAGATTTCTTGGTTGATGATACTGGGTCAACTATTCCTATCCCTCAATACTATCGCCAGTCTCAATCTCGATTAAGAACTATTCAAAAACAAGTTTCTCGAAGACAAAAAGGAAGTAATCGATGGAAAAAAGCAGTAGCCAAACTAGGGAAACAACACAAAAAGGTTGTTGATAAACGTCAAGATTTTCATCATAAAAAAGCTAATTATTTGTTAACCAAAGCCGAGGTAATAGCCCATGAAGACTTAAATATTCATGAAGACTTAAATATTAAAGGTTTGGCAAGAACTCGACTAGCAAAAAGTATCAATGATGCTGCTTGGGCAAATTTTCTTAATATATTGACATTCAAAGCTGAAAAAGCTGGTTTGTTAACAGTTAAGGTAAATCCTAGAGGCACGACAATTGATTGCTCTAGTTGTGGTCAAGCTATTCCTAAAACCCTTAAAGATCGCTGGCATTGCTGTTGTCATTGTGGGCTTTTGTTGCCCCGTGATTGGAATGCCGCAATCAATATAAAATACAGAGCGGTAGGGCATTCCGTTCACGTCCCCTGA
- a CDS encoding type I polyketide synthase, with the protein MTTSKQQEAIAIIGMGCRFPGAKNPSEFWQVIQTGVDTIKEVPRNRWDIDQYYDSNPDSPGKMNTCWGGFLEKVDEFEPSFFNISPREAERIDPQQRLLLEVVWEALENGGVIPETLSGSNTGVFIGLTNQDYHRLLYQEIDQLDAYYGTGTSASIAANRISYFLNLQGPSFTVDTACSSSLVAIHLACQSLHQKESNLAIAGGVNLILTPEQTITFSKSRMMSPDGRCKTFDAKANGYVRSEGCGVVILKRLEDALQQGDDIQAIIRGSAVNQDGLSQGLTAPNSLAQQRVIRQALHNAQIESDRISYVETHGTGTALGDPIEVKSLKAVLMGDRTADQPCWLGSVKTNIGHLEAAAGVAGLIKLVLCLQNQEIPPILHFNQLNPYISFKNTSFVIPTTSQTWIVNDQTRVAGISGFSFGGTNCHLIVEESPRVKGTGINNKNKTEIDRPVHILTLSAKTEDSLNELVKNYYNHLQSEGNLSLSDICFSANIGRSQFEHRLAIISQSREQLKEQLQVLQEEKKTSGYFAGKVLEETYPKIAFLFTGQGSQYIGMGQELYQKSPLFRQIIDQCDQILRNELDESLINIIYPEQGTQTRENTNLLNQTIYTQPALFTIEYALAKLWQSWGIEPSVVMGHSVGEYVAACLAGVFSLEDGLKLVAARGRLMQSLPEDGGMVAILATVEQVNQVINSYQNEVAIAAINGSDSLVISGKKEAIQSIIKTLESQGIKTKLLSVSHAFHSPLMEPILEDFRNIAGTISYSSPTIQIISNVTGKSITEEIMTPDYWVNHLRSPVQFLDSMQELLNKNYEVFLEIGSKPILLGMGRNIVEKMDNYSTNQTWLPSLRPGRSDWEQLLESLGQLFIKGSVIDWHKFDQDYQRNRVIIPTYPWVRSRYWIDKNNLNQRQKNKSITLPLSQRKNQSINTHKVVRLSNLRQQLEQNYQSSAFVQQLEKTFEAERLPKIINYLQQEIRTILGLNKTQIPPHTMGFFQMGMDSLMAVEFRNKLEATFSITLPTTLAFNYPNIEALSNYILEKINRRFKLEEKSHSNGQSAINKLEQLAQEIEAYPEEEIERLLIEKITTILEK; encoded by the coding sequence ATGACAACGAGTAAGCAACAAGAAGCTATTGCGATTATTGGAATGGGTTGTCGCTTTCCTGGGGCAAAAAATCCATCAGAATTTTGGCAAGTAATTCAAACAGGAGTTGATACAATAAAGGAAGTTCCTAGGAATCGATGGGATATTGATCAATACTATGATTCAAATCCAGATTCACCTGGAAAAATGAACACTTGTTGGGGTGGTTTTTTAGAAAAAGTTGACGAATTTGAACCCAGTTTTTTTAATATTTCTCCTCGTGAAGCAGAACGGATTGATCCCCAACAGCGACTTTTATTAGAGGTAGTTTGGGAAGCCTTAGAAAATGGAGGAGTTATACCTGAAACTCTTAGTGGAAGTAATACTGGGGTTTTTATAGGATTAACTAATCAAGACTATCATCGATTACTTTATCAAGAAATTGATCAGTTAGATGCTTATTATGGAACAGGGACTTCTGCGTCTATTGCTGCCAATCGAATTTCTTATTTTTTAAATTTACAAGGACCAAGTTTTACGGTAGATACGGCTTGTTCATCATCCTTAGTTGCGATTCATTTAGCTTGCCAAAGTTTACACCAAAAAGAATCAAATTTGGCTATAGCAGGGGGAGTCAATCTGATTTTGACTCCCGAACAAACTATTACTTTTAGTAAAAGTCGAATGATGTCTCCTGATGGCCGTTGTAAGACCTTTGATGCGAAAGCAAATGGATATGTGCGAAGTGAGGGATGTGGGGTGGTTATCCTCAAGCGTCTTGAAGATGCGTTGCAACAAGGTGATGACATTCAAGCTATTATTAGAGGATCGGCAGTGAACCAAGATGGTTTGAGTCAGGGATTAACTGCCCCTAATAGTCTGGCGCAACAACGGGTAATCCGTCAAGCCTTGCACAATGCACAGATAGAAAGCGATCGCATTAGTTATGTGGAGACTCACGGGACAGGAACGGCTTTAGGCGACCCAATTGAGGTAAAATCGCTTAAGGCAGTCTTAATGGGCGATCGTACTGCGGATCAGCCTTGTTGGTTGGGCTCGGTTAAAACAAATATTGGTCATTTAGAAGCAGCAGCAGGAGTAGCAGGGTTAATTAAACTCGTGTTATGTTTACAAAATCAAGAGATTCCGCCCATTTTGCATTTTAATCAATTAAATCCCTATATTTCTTTTAAAAATACCTCTTTTGTAATTCCTACGACTTCGCAAACTTGGATCGTTAACGATCAAACGAGGGTGGCGGGGATCAGTGGGTTTAGTTTTGGGGGAACTAATTGTCATTTAATTGTTGAGGAAAGTCCTAGGGTTAAGGGAACAGGAATAAACAACAAAAATAAAACAGAAATTGATCGACCTGTTCATATTTTAACCTTATCAGCTAAAACAGAAGACAGTTTAAACGAATTAGTCAAAAATTATTATAATCATTTACAATCTGAAGGAAATTTATCCCTTTCTGATATTTGTTTTAGTGCCAATATCGGTCGATCTCAATTTGAGCATCGTTTGGCTATTATTTCTCAATCAAGGGAACAGTTAAAAGAACAATTACAAGTGTTACAAGAAGAAAAAAAGACTAGCGGATATTTTGCAGGTAAAGTTCTAGAGGAAACCTATCCTAAGATTGCTTTTTTGTTTACAGGACAAGGTTCTCAATATATAGGAATGGGACAAGAGTTATATCAAAAATCTCCTTTATTTCGTCAGATAATTGATCAATGTGATCAGATTTTACGCAATGAGTTAGATGAGTCTTTGATCAATATTATTTATCCAGAACAGGGAACACAAACGAGAGAAAATACTAATCTTTTGAATCAAACAATTTATACTCAACCTGCTTTATTTACGATTGAATACGCTTTAGCGAAATTATGGCAGAGTTGGGGAATTGAACCATCAGTTGTGATGGGTCATAGTGTGGGTGAATATGTGGCTGCTTGTCTTGCGGGAGTATTTAGTTTAGAAGATGGATTAAAATTAGTTGCTGCGCGAGGAAGGTTAATGCAAAGTTTGCCCGAAGATGGTGGTATGGTAGCGATTTTAGCGACTGTTGAGCAAGTTAATCAAGTCATTAACTCCTATCAAAATGAAGTAGCGATCGCGGCTATTAATGGGTCAGATAGTTTAGTTATTTCTGGGAAAAAAGAAGCTATTCAAAGCATTATTAAAACTCTAGAAAGTCAAGGAATAAAAACAAAATTATTATCGGTTTCTCATGCTTTTCATTCTCCCTTAATGGAACCTATTTTAGAGGATTTTCGGAACATTGCAGGCACAATTTCCTATAGTTCTCCAACAATTCAGATTATTTCTAACGTAACAGGTAAATCTATTACAGAAGAAATAATGACTCCTGATTATTGGGTCAATCATCTGCGATCACCTGTTCAGTTTCTAGACAGTATGCAGGAATTACTCAACAAAAACTATGAGGTTTTTTTGGAAATTGGATCGAAACCAATTTTATTGGGAATGGGTCGAAATATTGTTGAAAAAATGGATAATTATTCAACGAACCAAACTTGGTTGCCAAGTCTTCGTCCTGGTCGTTCCGACTGGGAACAACTGTTAGAAAGTTTGGGACAATTATTCATTAAAGGATCAGTGATTGATTGGCATAAATTCGATCAAGATTATCAGCGAAACCGGGTAATTATTCCTACCTATCCTTGGGTGCGATCGCGTTATTGGATTGATAAAAATAATTTGAATCAGAGACAAAAAAACAAGAGTATTACTTTACCCTTGTCCCAGAGAAAAAACCAATCTATTAACACCCATAAAGTGGTTAGGTTAAGTAATTTAAGACAGCAACTTGAACAAAATTATCAAAGTTCTGCTTTTGTTCAGCAATTAGAAAAGACTTTTGAGGCAGAAAGATTACCCAAAATTATTAACTATTTACAACAAGAAATTAGGACTATTCTTGGGTTAAATAAGACACAAATACCACCTCACACAATGGGATTTTTTCAAATGGGAATGGATTCTTTAATGGCTGTGGAATTTAGAAACAAATTAGAAGCGACTTTTTCTATTACTTTGCCGACTACTTTAGCTTTCAATTACCCTAATATTGAAGCTTTATCAAACTATATTTTAGAAAAAATCAACCGCAGATTCAAACTAGAAGAAAAATCTCACAGCAATGGTCAATCAGCTATCAATAAACTCGAACAACTAGCACAAGAAATTGAAGCTTATCCAGAGGAAGAAATTGAACGGTTATTAATCGAGAAAATTACGACTATTTTAGAGAAGTAA
- a CDS encoding GFA family protein translates to MANTNVTKGSCLCGVITLSTTSMSHHIGACHCTMCRKWGGGALLVVECESDVKFTGEENIAVYQSSEWAERGFCQRCGSHLFYRLKENNHYYIPVGLFEHSEGLVFDHQVFIDEKPEYYSFANQTKNLTGAELFAQLTSAE, encoded by the coding sequence ATGGCTAATACTAATGTTACTAAAGGAAGTTGCTTGTGTGGAGTCATAACTCTGTCCACAACCAGCATGAGTCATCACATTGGAGCCTGTCATTGTACCATGTGTCGCAAGTGGGGAGGCGGTGCTTTATTAGTGGTTGAATGTGAAAGCGATGTTAAATTTACTGGAGAAGAAAATATCGCAGTGTATCAATCGTCAGAATGGGCTGAGCGGGGATTTTGTCAAAGATGTGGGAGTCATCTCTTTTACAGATTGAAAGAAAATAATCACTATTACATTCCCGTGGGACTTTTTGAGCATAGTGAAGGACTGGTTTTTGACCATCAGGTTTTTATTGACGAGAAACCCGAATATTACTCTTTTGCGAATCAAACCAAGAACCTGACGGGAGCAGAACTCTTTGCTCAGTTAACATCGGCTGAATAA
- a CDS encoding MotA/TolQ/ExbB proton channel family protein, whose product MSITEFFLAGGAVAWPLLGFSLLGVALIIERAIFWYRIKSRQHKVVTTALKLYRADQVAAAITKLKQNADLPVCRIFLEALDLPDASPTEFRLALETATQAELPLFKRFNTLFQTVITVSPLLGLLGTILGLMQSFAALDIGNVGGTNATRVTGGISEALISTVMGLVVAISILLFANSFRSFYLRQLALIQEYAGQLELLYRRFYEKGEKTYATTR is encoded by the coding sequence ATGTCTATTACAGAGTTTTTCCTTGCTGGTGGTGCAGTAGCCTGGCCTTTACTGGGGTTTTCGTTATTGGGGGTAGCCCTAATTATTGAACGCGCCATCTTTTGGTATCGCATTAAGTCCCGTCAACATAAAGTTGTGACTACTGCCCTTAAACTTTATCGGGCTGATCAAGTGGCAGCAGCGATCACCAAACTCAAACAAAATGCCGATTTACCCGTTTGTCGCATTTTTCTAGAGGCCTTAGATTTACCCGATGCCAGCCCAACAGAATTTCGTCTCGCCTTAGAAACAGCTACTCAAGCCGAATTGCCGTTGTTTAAACGATTTAATACCCTATTTCAAACGGTTATTACCGTTTCTCCGTTATTAGGATTATTAGGGACAATTTTGGGATTAATGCAATCTTTTGCTGCCTTAGATATTGGAAATGTCGGTGGAACCAATGCTACTAGGGTCACAGGTGGTATCTCCGAAGCGTTGATTTCTACGGTAATGGGGCTAGTCGTCGCCATTTCTATTCTTTTATTCGCTAATTCCTTCCGTTCTTTTTATTTAAGACAATTAGCGTTAATTCAAGAATACGCTGGTCAATTAGAACTGCTGTATCGTCGTTTTTATGAGAAAGGAGAAAAAACCTATGCGACTACCCGATGA
- the argF gene encoding ornithine carbamoyltransferase, producing MSMNTLKGRDILGIADLSASELTEILELGALLKSGERSPVCQKVLGLLFSKASTRTRVSFSVAMYQLGGQVIDLNPSVTQVGRGEPLIDTARVLDRYLDILAIRTYQQEDLETFAKYAKIPIINALTDWEHPCQILADLMTIKECFGTLSGITVTYLGDGNNVAHSLILGGALMGMNVHIATPKDYQPNQAILDKAKEIGVEGFQVLVTDNPIEAVEGSQVLYTDVWASMGQESSAEARIPLFEPYQVNQKLLNHADQEAIVLHCLPAHRGEEITDEVIEGKQSRVWDQAENRMHAQKALMVSLLGVDS from the coding sequence ATGAGTATGAATACGTTAAAAGGACGAGATATTCTAGGTATTGCTGATTTAAGTGCTTCTGAATTGACAGAAATACTTGAATTAGGGGCTTTGCTCAAAAGTGGAGAGCGATCGCCTGTGTGTCAAAAAGTCCTAGGACTGCTCTTTTCTAAAGCGTCTACTCGTACTCGTGTCTCCTTTAGTGTAGCCATGTATCAATTAGGGGGTCAAGTGATCGATTTGAACCCCAGTGTTACGCAAGTGGGAAGGGGAGAACCCCTGATTGATACTGCAAGAGTTTTAGATCGGTATTTAGATATTCTCGCTATTCGCACCTATCAACAAGAAGACTTAGAAACGTTTGCAAAATATGCCAAAATTCCAATTATTAATGCCTTGACTGATTGGGAACATCCTTGTCAAATTTTAGCCGATTTAATGACCATCAAAGAGTGTTTTGGAACCCTCTCTGGAATAACAGTTACTTACTTAGGAGATGGGAATAATGTTGCCCATTCGTTAATTTTAGGAGGAGCATTAATGGGAATGAATGTTCATATTGCTACCCCCAAAGATTATCAACCCAATCAAGCCATTTTAGACAAAGCCAAAGAAATTGGGGTTGAAGGATTTCAAGTATTAGTAACCGATAATCCCATAGAAGCTGTAGAAGGGTCACAAGTCCTTTATACTGATGTTTGGGCAAGTATGGGACAAGAATCATCCGCCGAAGCCAGAATCCCTTTATTTGAACCCTATCAAGTGAATCAAAAATTACTGAATCACGCTGATCAAGAAGCGATTGTGTTACACTGTTTACCCGCCCATCGAGGGGAAGAAATTACCGATGAAGTGATTGAAGGAAAGCAGTCACGGGTATGGGATCAAGCCGAAAATAGAATGCACGCTCAAAAAGCATTGATGGTTAGTTTATTAGGAGTTGATAGTTAA
- the queF gene encoding preQ(1) synthase, with translation MSQVTNTEASNHESDSSTMKYGERIIEEGELITFPNPRIGRRYDINITLPEFTCKCPFSGYPDFATLYLTYIPDEKVVELKALKLYINRYRDRYISHEESINQILDDFVAACDPLEVTLKGDFNPRGNVHTVIEVRHRKGEN, from the coding sequence ATGAGTCAAGTTACTAATACTGAAGCGTCAAATCATGAGTCCGATTCATCTACTATGAAATACGGAGAACGAATTATTGAAGAAGGAGAATTAATTACTTTTCCTAATCCCCGTATCGGTCGGAGATATGATATTAATATTACGTTGCCGGAATTTACTTGTAAGTGTCCTTTTTCCGGTTATCCTGATTTTGCTACCCTGTATTTAACATACATACCTGATGAAAAGGTTGTGGAATTGAAGGCGTTAAAATTATATATTAATCGTTATCGCGATCGCTATATCTCCCATGAGGAATCTATTAATCAAATTTTAGATGATTTTGTGGCAGCTTGTGACCCTTTAGAAGTGACCTTAAAAGGCGATTTTAACCCTAGGGGAAATGTCCATACTGTTATTGAAGTTCGTCATCGAAAAGGCGAAAATTAG
- a CDS encoding MFS transporter, with amino-acid sequence MLTFLIIWTGQLASLIGSEMTNFAVTIWAWEITEQATPLSLILFFSQIPRLIASLLGGSVIDRCNRKVLLMLGDGVAGLSTIAILILFLTDHLAIWHLYLTGAINGFFSHFQTLTLSASLSLIVPKKHYTRVSAMNGVQEGVAYIIAPMSAGLLYSQIGLSGVLGLDLVTFIVAIASIFFVHIPQPQPKPDNQGIKKQFYQDITFGFHYLHERPTLLIILGFFIVYLLILNSNTAILSPMILARSGGDETVLGVIQMAFGVGGLFGATVISIWGGTKRQIHEFLGGMALQLGFLMLLGLIKYPLLWIAIAWFGGFFSLFPSSAYQAIWLSKVDPAVQGRVFATRSLIIQIALPFAIATSGPLADHIFAPAMKQGAPLANLLGGIFGTGIGAGMALQCSLLSAIGVLISLFAYRVHRLQHLDTYLPDYDLKSLGS; translated from the coding sequence ATGCTAACTTTTTTAATTATTTGGACAGGTCAACTCGCCTCTCTCATTGGTTCGGAGATGACCAACTTTGCGGTAACGATTTGGGCTTGGGAAATCACCGAACAAGCCACTCCCTTGTCTTTAATCCTCTTTTTCTCACAAATTCCTCGGTTAATTGCCTCTTTACTCGGTGGATCAGTCATTGATCGCTGTAATCGCAAAGTCCTATTAATGCTTGGAGATGGAGTCGCCGGACTATCAACGATCGCCATTCTAATTCTCTTTCTAACTGATCACCTCGCTATTTGGCATCTTTACCTAACAGGCGCAATTAACGGATTTTTTAGCCATTTTCAAACCCTAACGCTGAGTGCCTCTTTGTCCCTTATTGTTCCCAAAAAACACTATACTAGGGTCAGTGCCATGAATGGCGTACAAGAAGGCGTTGCCTACATAATCGCACCGATGTCTGCCGGACTTCTTTACTCCCAGATTGGGTTATCCGGGGTTTTAGGATTGGATTTAGTGACTTTTATTGTGGCGATCGCCTCAATTTTCTTCGTCCACATTCCTCAACCTCAGCCAAAGCCAGACAATCAAGGCATTAAAAAGCAATTTTATCAAGATATTACCTTTGGCTTTCATTATTTACACGAACGTCCCACCTTACTGATTATTCTTGGCTTTTTTATCGTTTATTTACTGATTCTCAACAGTAATACAGCCATTTTATCCCCGATGATTTTAGCGCGGAGTGGGGGTGACGAAACCGTTCTCGGTGTCATCCAAATGGCTTTTGGAGTGGGGGGATTATTTGGTGCAACTGTGATCAGTATTTGGGGGGGAACCAAACGGCAAATTCATGAGTTTTTAGGCGGAATGGCTCTACAATTAGGGTTTTTAATGCTATTAGGGTTAATCAAATATCCCCTCCTTTGGATAGCGATCGCCTGGTTTGGCGGCTTCTTTTCCCTGTTTCCCAGTAGTGCCTATCAAGCCATTTGGCTATCAAAAGTCGATCCGGCGGTTCAAGGGAGAGTATTTGCCACCCGTTCGTTAATTATTCAAATCGCCTTGCCCTTTGCGATCGCCACCAGTGGACCGCTTGCTGATCACATTTTTGCACCAGCCATGAAACAAGGAGCCCCTTTAGCGAATCTTTTAGGAGGAATTTTTGGCACAGGAATTGGGGCTGGAATGGCCTTACAATGTTCGTTATTATCAGCGATTGGCGTTCTTATTAGTTTATTCGCTTATCGCGTTCATCGCTTACAGCATTTAGATACTTATCTACCCGATTATGACCTTAAATCACTGGGTTCTTAG
- a CDS encoding DUF433 domain-containing protein gives MFSHRVRKKHRSCPPFMRWRFCRRTAKFQPPSPTLPYRESAGLLGGLAKTIMPKHLVLDSEDQLPRLPFLKIINIKLGILTPSGGKPCIRRMRVTVGTVFGLMGAGRTPQEILEAYPCSNPR, from the coding sequence ATGTTCAGTCACAGGGTAAGGAAAAAGCATAGATCTTGCCCGCCTTTCATGAGGTGGCGATTTTGCCGTCGTACGGCAAAATTTCAGCCACCGTCCCCGACGCTCCCCTATCGGGAGAGCGCGGGGCTTCTCGGCGGATTAGCTAAGACCATAATGCCCAAGCATTTAGTCTTAGATTCTGAAGACCAGTTACCCAGACTTCCATTCCTGAAAATCATTAACATCAAACTAGGCATCCTCACCCCGTCAGGTGGCAAACCTTGTATTAGAAGGATGAGAGTAACCGTCGGTACAGTGTTTGGTTTAATGGGTGCTGGACGTACTCCTCAAGAAATTTTAGAGGCTTATCCTTGTTCTAATCCCAGGTAA